The Armatimonadota bacterium genome segment GGCTTAGTTTCTGAACGGTTTACGGCGTTTCAGGCGCCGCTGGAGCACTCATTGGCGAAGATAAATCCCGATACGCTCAATCTGCAGGAACGCGTCATCCGCACCAACAAGTGCCAGAAGACAACCAAAGGCGGCCGCAACATGAGTTGGAGCGCCCTGGTGGTCGTTGGCGATGGCGAAGGGCATGTGGGTGTTGGCTTGGGCAAGGCTCGCGGCATTCCCGATGCAATCCGCAAGGGCATCGAAGCTGCCCGTAAGAGCCTGATCCGCGTGCCACTCACCTCCGGCACACTGCCGCACGAGATCTTTCTGCGTCAAGGCGCTGCCGAGGTCATGCTGAGGCCGGCATCAGCTGGAACCGGAATCGTTGCGGGCAGCAGCATGCGGACGATTCTCGAACTTGCCGGCGTTACCGATGTGCTGGGCAAATCGTTAGGCTCGGCCAACGCGCTGAATATCGCATGGGTGACCATCGAGGCGCTGAAGCGGATGAAACAGGCCGGCGAGGTCGCACGGCTGCGCGGAGTGGACCCGCTGCGGCGCCACGACACCGCGCCGGCAGAGGACGTGGTGCTATGACGACCGCGCTGAAGATCACGCTGGTAAAGAGCGTCATTGGTGGCATGCACGATCAGCGCGCCACCGTGCGATCACTTGGTTTGCGCAGACTCGGACAGAGTGTGGAGCGCCCGGATACGCCGGTTGTGCGCGGCATGATTCACCGGGTGCAGCACCTGGTGGTGGTGGAAGCCGCCACCGAAACCAAGGGTTGACGGTACGGTATAAAACAACTATGACTGAACAGCCAGAACCCATTGCGGCGCATACGCTAAAGCCCGCGCCTGGATCGACGCACCGCCGAAAGCGCGTGGGCCGAGGCATTGGCAGCGGACGTGGCAAAACGTCCACTCGCGGATACAACGGAAACAAAGCTCGCGGCAGCGTGAATCCAAACTTCGAAGGCGGCCAAACCCCGCTCCATCGCCGGCTGCCGGAGCGTCGCGGCGTAGGGAAGCGAAATCCGCACGGGTTTCACCCGATTCGCAAGCGTCAATACGCGCTCATCAATGTGGGCGCGCTCACCACGCTGTTCTCCCCCGATGACGTGGTAACGCCGGATGTGCTGCTGCAGCGCGGCTTGATCCGGAACCTGCATCAGGGATTGAAGGTGCTGGCAGACGGTGAGTGTAGCATCAAACTGGCGATCTCCGCGCACGCGGTCTCGGCGGCGGCACGAACCAAGATTGAGGCGGCAGGCGGGGAGGTTACTCTTCTTCCCGCGATCAGGAGCCGAGCCTAGATGTTTCAGGCCGTTCGTCGGGCCGCCTCCATACCGGAGCTAAGAAACCGGATTCTGTTCGTGCTCGGCATGTTCAGTATCTTTGCCGTCGGCGCGCACATTCCGGTCCCGGGGATCGATCACGCCAAGCTGGCGGCGATTATGGGCCAGCAAGGCGGAGGACTGTTGGGCCTCGTGGATGTGTTCTCCGGAGGCGCGTTTCGGCGAATGTCGCTGTTCGCCATGGGTATCGCGCCCTACATCAACTCCTCCATTATCATGCAGATGATGGCGGTGGCGATACCACAGTTGGACGCGCTCCAAAAGGAGGGCGAGTCGGGTCGAAAGCAAATCGCCCGAATCACCCGGCGCCTCACGGTTGCCCTGTCGGTTCTTCAGGCAACCGGCATGACGCTCATCTTCTCGCGCGGTGGCATCGAAGTATCCTGGATTACGCGCATCCAGATCATCGTAACGCTTACAGCAGCCTCCCAGTTCCTCGTCTGGATGGGTGAGCAGGTTACCGAAAAGGGCGTTGGCAACGGAGTGTCGCTGGTGATTTTTGCCGGCATCCTGCTTAGCTTGCCGTACCAGGTGAATCTGATCTGGCTGCAGGTTAGCCATGGCACCGTGCCGTGGATCAACATGGTGCTCCTGATTGCTGCATTCGTCGGAACCGTCTATGCCGTGGTTTATATTACGGAAGGTACGCGTCGGATCCCCATCAGCCATGCCAAGCGCGTAATCGGTATGCGGCAGACTCAAGCGCAAAGTTCGTTTCTGCCGATCAAGGTGAACACGGCCGGTGTTATGCCGATCATCTTTGCCATCTCGATGGTCCTGCTGCCGCAGACGTTGGTGCAGCTGGTGCCCCCCGCAAGCAGCGGGCCGTTCGCATGGATCCATAACTTCGCAACCTGGTTCAATCCGGCGGCAAACTGGATCCCGCTGGGCCTATATGCGCTCGCGGTTATCGTCTTTACATACTTCTACACCTCCATTGTGCTGAATACGGAGGAGCTCTCCGACAATCTGCGCAAGTACGGCAACTACATTCCCGGTATCCGACCAGGTAAGCCTACGCTGGACTACCTTGAGCGTGTGGTATCACGCATCACCCTGGCGGGAGCGGTGTTCCTGGCCCTCGTCGCCGTTGCTCAGTACCTCATTCCAGCGTGGACCGGCTTCCGCAGCTTTACGCTGGTCGGCGGTACGTCGCTTCTCATCGTGGTGGGTGTGGGTATTGAAACGCTGCAGGCTATCGAGGCCCAGCTGATCATGCGAAATTACGAAGGATTCATCCGGAACAAGAAGTAGTCGGCCCGGTAGCCGGCTGTAACTCGGCGGGCTGCGGCTATGCTGCGCTCGCAAAACCGGCCAAACGGGCGACGACGCTCCGAGGCCCTGCTGTATACAATCTCAGCCTGTTCGGGGTGTGTACCCGCAAAGGCGCGGGGAAAAGAGGCTATGTACATCGTATTGCTGGGTCCGCCCGGCTCGGGGAAAGGAACGCAGGCCGCGCGGATCGCCGCCTACTGCCGCATTCCAGCGGTATCAACCGGCGCCATTTTTCGCGATGCCCTGGCACGTGGCACGGCGCTCGGCCAAGCCGTTAGCGCGGTGAGAATGGATCGCGGAGAGTATGTACCCGACGATGTGGTACTGGCTGCTGTGGATGAGCGGTTGGCGCTACCAGACTGCGCCAACGGCTGCATTTTCGACGGTTTTCCGAGAACCGTGGAGCAGGCGCACGGACTGGACGCTGTGCTGGTTGCGCGGCACGCGTCGCTGGACATGGTACTGGAACTAATCGTGCCCGAGGCAGTACTTATCGACCGCTTTACGGGGCGGCGGGTGTGCCCCAGGGATGCCTCCACGTACCACGTTCGGTATCAGCCGCCAAAAGTAGACGGGCGATGTGACCTGTGTGGGAGTCCGCTCATCATTCGGGCCGACGATGCCGAAGACGTGGTAGAGCGCCGGTTGGCACTCTATCACGAAGCCACGATGCCATTAGCGAAGAACTACCGAAACCGAGTACAATATCGGGCTATCGAAGCGGATCGATCAGCCGATGCCATTTTCGAAGCGGTGAAGGTCGCGCTTGGCGCATGCATGCCGCAGACCGCCGCGGCGCCGCCTTCGCAGGCGTGCAGTGCCGGACAATAGCAGAAGCTACTGTATGAAAGATACCAGCCGAACCGTCGGCGTACAACCGAAGACCGATGCGGAGATCGAATTGATCCGCCAGGCCGGGCGCGTCGTCCACCGAGTTCTGAACGCGTGCGGTCAGGCAGTCGCGCCCGGAATTGTAACCGGGGATCTTGAAGATATCGCTATCTCGGTTATATCCGCCGCCGGTGGGTCTTCTCCCTTCCTGGGGTATGCACCACCCGGTCATCCGCCGTATCCTGCATGGACGTGCGTGTCGGTGAATAACGAGATCGTGCATGGAATTCCCGGACGCCGCAAACTGGAGGAAGGCGACATCGTCACGGTAGACGTCGGCGTGGAGCTGCATGGCTTCATCGCCGACAGCGCCTGGACTTTCGCTGTAGGCGAAGTGAGCTCCGAGACTGCAATGCTGCTTGAAGTTACCGAGCGAGCCCTGTACGACGGCATCGCGCAGGTCCACAGCGGCGGTCGCGTGTCCGACATAGGAGCAGCCGTGCAAACCCGGGCGGAACGCAGTGGGCTTTCGGTGGTGAAGGAGCTGACCGGGCACGGAGTCGGGCGATCTCTTCATGAGGATCCGCAGATACCCAACTACGGACGGCCCGGGCGGGGACCGGAACTGGTAACCGGGATGACGTTCGCGATCGAGCCGATGCTGAATCTGGGCGGGTCTCGGATCGCCGTGCTGGATGACGGGTGGACCATAGTAACAGCCGACGGATCACGGTCGGCGCACTTCGAACATAGCGTTGCCGTGGCGGATTGCGGTGCGCAGATTCTGACAAACGGAGACTGAATGCCAGGACCAAGACGACCATCCGGGCCAATGCGCCCGGGCGCGCAGCGCCGCAAGAAACCGCCCGTCGCAGCCACCACACCTGGTGCGACCACGGGAGCGCCGGTACGGAAAGTGCCCGCGGCCGACTCTGGCAAAGAGCCGGGGATTGAAGTAGAGGGTGTGGTGTCGGAAGCGCTGCCGAATGCAACGTTTCGCGTGGAGATAACTGTGGGCGAGCAGGCACGTTCAGTGCTGGCGCATGTCTCGGGGAAGATGCGGCAGAACTACATCCGTATTCTCCCGGGTGACCGCGTGCTTCTGGAGTTATCGCCATACGATGTGGAGCGAGGGCGTATTCGATATCGGTATAAGTCATAGTCGGTTAAATGCTGCAGTTGCGTGCGGCAGATACTCGCGCCACCGCGCAAAGTCCGATCGGTGACGTGATGGGCACTAGCGTGTGCCGCGACGGAGGTGTTTTGTGAAGGTTCGAGCATCGGTGAAGAAGATGTGCGAAAAATGCAAGGTCATCAAGCGCGAGGGCGTGGTTCGCGTAATCTGCGTCAACCCGAAGCACAAGCAGCGCCAGGGCTAGGAGGCCGTTTTGGCTCGTATTTCCGGTGTGGATCTGCCGCGCGATAAGCGCATCGAGTACGCGCTGACGTACATCTATGGTATCGGCCTGCCGAGCGCGCAGCGGATCGTGGCGCAGGCGAAAATCGATCCGGCTACGCGGGTTCGGAACCTTACCGATACCGAAGCCGGAAGCCTCCGCGAAATCATCGAGCGCGAGTATCGCGTAGAGGGTGATCTTCGCCGTGAGTTTCAGCTGAGCATCCGGCGACTGATGGAAATCGGCTGCTATCGCGGCATGCGGCATCGCCGCGGACTGCCGGCGCGCGGACAGCGAACCAAAACCAATGCCCGTATGCGGAAGGGTCCGAAGCGCGCGGTTGCAGGTAAGAAGAAGCTGAAGAAGTAGGCTGGAAAGTAGAGGATTCTATTGGCATCCAAGCAGCCCACGAAGGGCCAAACAAAAACGCGGTCGCGCGAACGGAAGAATATCGTGGAAGGAATCGCCTACATCCAGTCGACCTTCAACAACACGATCGTAAGCCTGGCAGACGTAAACGGCGCCGTAATTGCCAGCGCCAGCGCCGGGAGTGTTGGCTCGTTCAAAGGAACGCGGAAGGGTACGCCGTTTGCCGCGCAGGTTGCGTCCGAGAGCGCAGCACGCAAAGCCATGGATCACGGCCTGCGTCGGGTAGAGGTGATGGTCAAGGGTACCGGCGCCGGCCGCGAGACGGCTATTCGGGCCCTGACGTCAGTAGGCATAGAGATTACCATGATCAAGGATGTGACCCCACTGCCTCACAATGGTTGCCGCCCGCCGAAGCGGCGAAGGGTTTAGGAGTTGCGAGTGATGTTCAGGAGTAACGATGGCAAATAACCACGATCCACGGTGCCGCCAGTGCCGTCGCGAAGGCGCCAAACTGTATCTCAAGGGCGATAAGTGCTATAAACACTGCACGATGGAAAAGCCGAGCAAGGACGGCAAGACGCGGTTCCGCGACAAGCCGCCGGGAATGCATGGCGCCCCGACGTTCCAACGGAAAGTAACGGAATACGGTCAGCAACTGCGCGAAAAGCAGAAACTGCGAAGGATCTATTGCGTCCTCGAGCGACCGTTTCGAAACTACATGTCTGAGGCGCAACGGAGAGCAGGCGTAACCGGTGAGAACCTCCTGCAACTGCTGGAAGCTCGCCTGGATAACGTGGTTTACCGCATGGGGCTCGCAGCGTCGCGCGCCCAGGCAAGGCAGATGGTGACGCACCGGCACTTCACGGTCAACGACCGGCCGGTCAACATTCCGTCGTTTGAAATGAGGGCTGGTGATACCGTCGGCGTCGCCCCGTCTATGCGCGCCAAGGGTGGAATCACTGAGGCGCGTCAGCGTGTGCACCGGCAGCGACCGCCGAACTGGATCACTTTCGATACGAACCAGATGCAGGGCACGGTGGTGACGCTTCCGAGCCGCGATCAGATTGATACCGATGTGCGCGAGCAGCTCATCATCGAGTTCTACTCCCGGTAATGTGCCGACCTGCGCCGCTCGCCGAGGGCGGTGGCGAACGGCAATCCGGAAGGCGATGTGCTTAAAGACAGTCGCGGGCGGCTGCGCAAGGAGAGTGTGACAAATGGAATCGGCTGTGCCGAAAATCGGTACTCTGGAATCTACCAGCAGCTACGGCAAGTTTTTGGTCGAACCGCTTGAGCGTGGTTACGGCGTTACGCTGGCCAATGCATTGCGGCGGGTAATGCTCAGCTCCATTCAAGGGGCTGCAATCACAAGCGCCCGCATCGACAAGGTGCTGCACGAGTTCTCCACGATACCGGGCGTTAAGGAAGACACCACCGAACTGCTGCTGAATCTGAAAGACATCAACGTCCGCGTCCACCGCAATGGCGTGGTACAGTCCGATCAGCCGCGCGTATTGAGACTCAAGGTAATGGGACCGGCCCGCGTTACCGGGGCCGACGTTGTTTGCCCGGAAGACGTAGAGGTTGTGAATCCCGAAGTCTACCTGGCGACCATTTCAGACGAGGGTGTCGAGCTTGGTATTGAGATGACGGTCTCGATCAACAAGGGCTACGTACTCGGCGACAAGCATGAGGACCTGCCGGAAGCCGAGATCGGTACAATCGCACTGGGCGCTGCATTTACACCCGTTCGAAAAGTGAGCTTCGCTGTAGAGGCGACGCGAGTGGAATCGAACACCAATTTCGAGCGCCTCATCCTCGAAGTTTGGACAAATGGTACGCTGGCGCCCGAAGAAGCCATGAGCTCTGCCGCCCGGCACCTCTCGCAATTCTTCGCGTTGTTCGTGAACTATAAGCGGCAGCCAGGCGACGTAATGGCACTGCCCGCACTCAACGACGAGACCGAGGATGATGAGACGGTACCGGCTATCCGGATCGAAGAGCTGAACTTCACCGTGCGAACGTACAACTGTCTCAAGAAAGAGTCGATCCTCAATGTTCGCGAACTTATCCGGTGGACCGACGAGCAGCTGATGCAAATCCGCAACTTCGGCAAGGTCTCACTGGACGAAGTACACGAGAAACTGGCAGTGCACGGACTGACCCTGCGCGCAGGGCGACCTGCAATTGCGGCTGTGGACGGCGAGAAGGATAACAACTGAAATGCGGCACAAGCGAGGTTATAAACGGTTCGGATTGCCGAGCGACCAACGTAATGCCCTGCTCAAGGGCCTTACGCGGAGCTTGCTCATGCATGATCACATCACCACCACCGAGGTCCGGGCAAAGCAGGTGAGGCCGATTGTGGAGCGATTAGTAACGATCGCGCGCAAGGGATCATCATCCGCAACCGTGCCGGAACAGGTTCATGCCCGGCGTCTGGTCCGGCGTTATGTGGACAGCAACGTAAGGAAGTTTATAGAAGATCCGGAGCAGCGTGGCGCCAAAGGCGGTGCCCGGCCAGCGCATAATCCGGAGTACGTCACCGCGCGCC includes the following:
- the rpsE gene encoding 30S ribosomal protein S5, with protein sequence MPPAQAGLVSERFTAFQAPLEHSLAKINPDTLNLQERVIRTNKCQKTTKGGRNMSWSALVVVGDGEGHVGVGLGKARGIPDAIRKGIEAARKSLIRVPLTSGTLPHEIFLRQGAAEVMLRPASAGTGIVAGSSMRTILELAGVTDVLGKSLGSANALNIAWVTIEALKRMKQAGEVARLRGVDPLRRHDTAPAEDVVL
- the rpmD gene encoding 50S ribosomal protein L30 is translated as MTTALKITLVKSVIGGMHDQRATVRSLGLRRLGQSVERPDTPVVRGMIHRVQHLVVVEAATETKG
- the rplO gene encoding 50S ribosomal protein L15 gives rise to the protein MAAHTLKPAPGSTHRRKRVGRGIGSGRGKTSTRGYNGNKARGSVNPNFEGGQTPLHRRLPERRGVGKRNPHGFHPIRKRQYALINVGALTTLFSPDDVVTPDVLLQRGLIRNLHQGLKVLADGECSIKLAISAHAVSAAARTKIEAAGGEVTLLPAIRSRA
- the secY gene encoding preprotein translocase subunit SecY yields the protein MFQAVRRAASIPELRNRILFVLGMFSIFAVGAHIPVPGIDHAKLAAIMGQQGGGLLGLVDVFSGGAFRRMSLFAMGIAPYINSSIIMQMMAVAIPQLDALQKEGESGRKQIARITRRLTVALSVLQATGMTLIFSRGGIEVSWITRIQIIVTLTAASQFLVWMGEQVTEKGVGNGVSLVIFAGILLSLPYQVNLIWLQVSHGTVPWINMVLLIAAFVGTVYAVVYITEGTRRIPISHAKRVIGMRQTQAQSSFLPIKVNTAGVMPIIFAISMVLLPQTLVQLVPPASSGPFAWIHNFATWFNPAANWIPLGLYALAVIVFTYFYTSIVLNTEELSDNLRKYGNYIPGIRPGKPTLDYLERVVSRITLAGAVFLALVAVAQYLIPAWTGFRSFTLVGGTSLLIVVGVGIETLQAIEAQLIMRNYEGFIRNKK
- a CDS encoding adenylate kinase, translating into MYIVLLGPPGSGKGTQAARIAAYCRIPAVSTGAIFRDALARGTALGQAVSAVRMDRGEYVPDDVVLAAVDERLALPDCANGCIFDGFPRTVEQAHGLDAVLVARHASLDMVLELIVPEAVLIDRFTGRRVCPRDASTYHVRYQPPKVDGRCDLCGSPLIIRADDAEDVVERRLALYHEATMPLAKNYRNRVQYRAIEADRSADAIFEAVKVALGACMPQTAAAPPSQACSAGQ
- the map gene encoding type I methionyl aminopeptidase — protein: MKDTSRTVGVQPKTDAEIELIRQAGRVVHRVLNACGQAVAPGIVTGDLEDIAISVISAAGGSSPFLGYAPPGHPPYPAWTCVSVNNEIVHGIPGRRKLEEGDIVTVDVGVELHGFIADSAWTFAVGEVSSETAMLLEVTERALYDGIAQVHSGGRVSDIGAAVQTRAERSGLSVVKELTGHGVGRSLHEDPQIPNYGRPGRGPELVTGMTFAIEPMLNLGGSRIAVLDDGWTIVTADGSRSAHFEHSVAVADCGAQILTNGD
- the infA gene encoding translation initiation factor IF-1 produces the protein MRPGAQRRKKPPVAATTPGATTGAPVRKVPAADSGKEPGIEVEGVVSEALPNATFRVEITVGEQARSVLAHVSGKMRQNYIRILPGDRVLLELSPYDVERGRIRYRYKS
- the rpmJ gene encoding 50S ribosomal protein L36, whose amino-acid sequence is MKVRASVKKMCEKCKVIKREGVVRVICVNPKHKQRQG
- the rpsM gene encoding 30S ribosomal protein S13, yielding MARISGVDLPRDKRIEYALTYIYGIGLPSAQRIVAQAKIDPATRVRNLTDTEAGSLREIIEREYRVEGDLRREFQLSIRRLMEIGCYRGMRHRRGLPARGQRTKTNARMRKGPKRAVAGKKKLKK
- the rpsK gene encoding 30S ribosomal protein S11, giving the protein MASKQPTKGQTKTRSRERKNIVEGIAYIQSTFNNTIVSLADVNGAVIASASAGSVGSFKGTRKGTPFAAQVASESAARKAMDHGLRRVEVMVKGTGAGRETAIRALTSVGIEITMIKDVTPLPHNGCRPPKRRRV
- the rpsD gene encoding 30S ribosomal protein S4, which translates into the protein MANNHDPRCRQCRREGAKLYLKGDKCYKHCTMEKPSKDGKTRFRDKPPGMHGAPTFQRKVTEYGQQLREKQKLRRIYCVLERPFRNYMSEAQRRAGVTGENLLQLLEARLDNVVYRMGLAASRAQARQMVTHRHFTVNDRPVNIPSFEMRAGDTVGVAPSMRAKGGITEARQRVHRQRPPNWITFDTNQMQGTVVTLPSRDQIDTDVREQLIIEFYSR
- a CDS encoding DNA-directed RNA polymerase subunit alpha, with product MESAVPKIGTLESTSSYGKFLVEPLERGYGVTLANALRRVMLSSIQGAAITSARIDKVLHEFSTIPGVKEDTTELLLNLKDINVRVHRNGVVQSDQPRVLRLKVMGPARVTGADVVCPEDVEVVNPEVYLATISDEGVELGIEMTVSINKGYVLGDKHEDLPEAEIGTIALGAAFTPVRKVSFAVEATRVESNTNFERLILEVWTNGTLAPEEAMSSAARHLSQFFALFVNYKRQPGDVMALPALNDETEDDETVPAIRIEELNFTVRTYNCLKKESILNVRELIRWTDEQLMQIRNFGKVSLDEVHEKLAVHGLTLRAGRPAIAAVDGEKDNN
- the rplQ gene encoding 50S ribosomal protein L17, which gives rise to MRHKRGYKRFGLPSDQRNALLKGLTRSLLMHDHITTTEVRAKQVRPIVERLVTIARKGSSSATVPEQVHARRLVRRYVDSNVRKFIEDPEQRGAKGGARPAHNPEYVTARLFDVIAPRYMTRPGGYTRIIHVGMRRGDAAPIVMLEFVEEAVTGETTAKAKKTTGRKAAAG